The Athene noctua chromosome 33, bAthNoc1.hap1.1, whole genome shotgun sequence genome contains a region encoding:
- the LOC141972514 gene encoding uncharacterized protein LOC141972514 isoform X1 — translation MEELALPADKAQDELPALAAPRPPPASPSWGPRTRRTFTAATRGRFRRLPRASRRLFVIIPSLRAALAPRALRANGWASRRVAPWLTRSREVANSLLRRGLNSAEPGVRRSSCQAGPSQISCSKSIPFINPPVRSANYPRSLVATSPPRTLFWPITGPGVKDTARGTDDPVVFDAEGSVRGSVAQTSCLTPPSKRPRTVSTGAPTAPGCPPEAASHPRVWSHTPCRWPVCPHPNQIPLTRTKSSKSSGRCLTSGIDSTNSRCVFLSFEQDLDYAVATRPPGSRRQPSKPPVLITTFDGRPREGSPCSNFQSIAKLHIRLLCTLLNISKLFISFTSFRYL, via the exons ATGGAGGAGCTGGCGCTGCCGGCGGACAAGGCGCAg gatgAGCTGCCGGCTctggccgccccccggccccccccggcctctcCTTCCTGGGGCCCGAGGACCCGCAGGACCTTTACAGCCGCTacaag AGGTCGGTTCCGACGTCTTCCGCGCGCCTCTCGCCGCCTTTTTGTTATTATACCGTCTTTAAGAGCGGCGCTAGCTCCACGGGCGCTCCGAGCAAACGGTTGGGCTTCCCGTCGCGTTGCGCCTTGGTTAACAAGGAGCCGTGAAGTTGCAAATTCTCTTTTGCGCCGAGGTCTAAACTCAGCAGAGCCAGGAGTTCGACGGTCGTCGTG CCAGGCAGGGCCTTCTCAGATCTCTTGCAGCAAGAGCATTCCTTTTATTAACCCCCCCGTTCGATCTGCAAATTACCCTCGATCGCTTGTCGCGACGTCGCCCCCTCGCACGCTGTTTTGGCCCATTACCGGGCCTGGCGTCAAGGACACAGCAAGAGGAACCGATGACCCGGTTGTGTTTGATGCAGAAGGGTCAGTccgtgg CAGCGTTGCCCAGACATCCTGCTTAACTCCTCCGTCGAAGAGACCCCggactgtcagcacaggggcacccacagctcctggGTGCCCGCCAGAAGCCGCCTCTCACCCTCGGGTGTGgtcgcacacaccctgccg gtggccTGTTTGTCCGCACCCAAACCAAATCCCGTTGACTCGTACGAAGAGTAGCAAAAGCAGCGGCCGTTGCCTCACGTCAGGGATCGACAGCACCAATTCTCGTTGCGTGTTTTTATCATTTGAACAAGATCTGGATTACGCAGTGGCAACGCGACCTCCTGGCAGTCGGCGTCAGCCTTCGAAACCGCCAGTTTTAATAACAACATTTGACGGGCGTCCTCGTGAGGGATCTCCTTGCTCAAACTTTCAGTCGATCGCCAAACTGCATATACGGCTCCTTTGCACCTTGCTTAATATCAGTAAATTATTTATTAGCTTTACCAGCTTCAGGTACCTCTAA
- the LOC141972514 gene encoding uncharacterized protein LOC141972514 isoform X6, with protein sequence MEELALPADKAQDELPALAAPRPPPASPSWGPRTRRTFTAATRGRFRRLPRASRRLFVIIPSLRAALAPRALRANGWASRRVAPWLTRSREVANSLLRRGLNSAEPGVRRSSCQAGPSQISCSKSIPFINPPVRSANYPRSLVATSPPRTLFWPITGPGVKDTARGTDDPVVFDAEGSVRGSVAQTSCLTPPSKRPRTVSTGAPTAPGCPPEAASHPRVWSHTPCR encoded by the exons ATGGAGGAGCTGGCGCTGCCGGCGGACAAGGCGCAg gatgAGCTGCCGGCTctggccgccccccggccccccccggcctctcCTTCCTGGGGCCCGAGGACCCGCAGGACCTTTACAGCCGCTacaag AGGTCGGTTCCGACGTCTTCCGCGCGCCTCTCGCCGCCTTTTTGTTATTATACCGTCTTTAAGAGCGGCGCTAGCTCCACGGGCGCTCCGAGCAAACGGTTGGGCTTCCCGTCGCGTTGCGCCTTGGTTAACAAGGAGCCGTGAAGTTGCAAATTCTCTTTTGCGCCGAGGTCTAAACTCAGCAGAGCCAGGAGTTCGACGGTCGTCGTG CCAGGCAGGGCCTTCTCAGATCTCTTGCAGCAAGAGCATTCCTTTTATTAACCCCCCCGTTCGATCTGCAAATTACCCTCGATCGCTTGTCGCGACGTCGCCCCCTCGCACGCTGTTTTGGCCCATTACCGGGCCTGGCGTCAAGGACACAGCAAGAGGAACCGATGACCCGGTTGTGTTTGATGCAGAAGGGTCAGTccgtgg CAGCGTTGCCCAGACATCCTGCTTAACTCCTCCGTCGAAGAGACCCCggactgtcagcacaggggcacccacagctcctggGTGCCCGCCAGAAGCCGCCTCTCACCCTCGGGTGTGgtcgcacacaccctgccggtaa
- the LOC141972514 gene encoding uncharacterized protein LOC141972514 isoform X8, which yields MEELALPADKAQDELPALAAPRPPPASPSWGPRTRRTFTAATRSKLSRARSSTVVVQRCPDILLNSSVEETPDCQHRGTHSSWVPARSRLSPSGVVAHTLPVACLSAPKPNPVDSYEE from the exons ATGGAGGAGCTGGCGCTGCCGGCGGACAAGGCGCAg gatgAGCTGCCGGCTctggccgccccccggccccccccggcctctcCTTCCTGGGGCCCGAGGACCCGCAGGACCTTTACAGCCGCTacaag GTCTAAACTCAGCAGAGCCAGGAGTTCGACGGTCGTCGTG CAGCGTTGCCCAGACATCCTGCTTAACTCCTCCGTCGAAGAGACCCCggactgtcagcacaggggcacccacagctcctggGTGCCCGCCAGAAGCCGCCTCTCACCCTCGGGTGTGgtcgcacacaccctgccg gtggccTGTTTGTCCGCACCCAAACCAAATCCCGTTGACTCGTACGAAGAGTAG
- the LOC141972514 gene encoding uncharacterized protein LOC141972514 isoform X2, translating to MEELALPADKAQDELPALAAPRPPPASPSWGPRTRRTFTAATRGRFRRLPRASRRLFVIIPSLRAALAPRALRANGWASRRVAPWLTRSREVANSLLRRGLNSAEPGVRRSSCSVAQTSCLTPPSKRPRTVSTGAPTAPGCPPEAASHPRVWSHTPCRWPVCPHPNQIPLTRTKSSKSSGRCLTSGIDSTNSRCVFLSFEQDLDYAVATRPPGSRRQPSKPPVLITTFDGRPREGSPCSNFQSIAKLHIRLLCTLLNISKLFISFTSFRYL from the exons ATGGAGGAGCTGGCGCTGCCGGCGGACAAGGCGCAg gatgAGCTGCCGGCTctggccgccccccggccccccccggcctctcCTTCCTGGGGCCCGAGGACCCGCAGGACCTTTACAGCCGCTacaag AGGTCGGTTCCGACGTCTTCCGCGCGCCTCTCGCCGCCTTTTTGTTATTATACCGTCTTTAAGAGCGGCGCTAGCTCCACGGGCGCTCCGAGCAAACGGTTGGGCTTCCCGTCGCGTTGCGCCTTGGTTAACAAGGAGCCGTGAAGTTGCAAATTCTCTTTTGCGCCGAGGTCTAAACTCAGCAGAGCCAGGAGTTCGACGGTCGTCGTG CAGCGTTGCCCAGACATCCTGCTTAACTCCTCCGTCGAAGAGACCCCggactgtcagcacaggggcacccacagctcctggGTGCCCGCCAGAAGCCGCCTCTCACCCTCGGGTGTGgtcgcacacaccctgccg gtggccTGTTTGTCCGCACCCAAACCAAATCCCGTTGACTCGTACGAAGAGTAGCAAAAGCAGCGGCCGTTGCCTCACGTCAGGGATCGACAGCACCAATTCTCGTTGCGTGTTTTTATCATTTGAACAAGATCTGGATTACGCAGTGGCAACGCGACCTCCTGGCAGTCGGCGTCAGCCTTCGAAACCGCCAGTTTTAATAACAACATTTGACGGGCGTCCTCGTGAGGGATCTCCTTGCTCAAACTTTCAGTCGATCGCCAAACTGCATATACGGCTCCTTTGCACCTTGCTTAATATCAGTAAATTATTTATTAGCTTTACCAGCTTCAGGTACCTCTAA
- the LOC141972514 gene encoding uncharacterized protein LOC141972514 isoform X7 — protein sequence MEELALPADKAQDELPALAAPRPPPASPSWGPRTRRTFTAATRSKLSRARSSTVVVQRCPDILLNSSVEETPDCQHRGTHSSWVPARSRLSPSGVVAHTLPVTTSITSPPGGLFVRTQTKSR from the exons ATGGAGGAGCTGGCGCTGCCGGCGGACAAGGCGCAg gatgAGCTGCCGGCTctggccgccccccggccccccccggcctctcCTTCCTGGGGCCCGAGGACCCGCAGGACCTTTACAGCCGCTacaag GTCTAAACTCAGCAGAGCCAGGAGTTCGACGGTCGTCGTG CAGCGTTGCCCAGACATCCTGCTTAACTCCTCCGTCGAAGAGACCCCggactgtcagcacaggggcacccacagctcctggGTGCCCGCCAGAAGCCGCCTCTCACCCTCGGGTGTGgtcgcacacaccctgccggtaaccACCAGTATCACCTCTCCCCCAG gtggccTGTTTGTCCGCACCCAAACCAAATCCCGTTGA
- the LOC141972514 gene encoding uncharacterized protein LOC141972514 isoform X5 produces MEELALPADKAQDELPALAAPRPPPASPSWGPRTRRTFTAATRGRFRRLPRASRRLFVIIPSLRAALAPRALRANGWASRRVAPWLTRSREVANSLLRRGLNSAEPGVRRSSCQAGPSQISCSKSIPFINPPVRSANYPRSLVATSPPRTLFWPITGPGVKDTARGTDDPVVFDAEGSVRGSVAQTSCLTPPSKRPRTVSTGAPTAPGCPPEAASHPRVWSHTPCRCSKCQAYAPQRPVQSVSGERRSEA; encoded by the exons ATGGAGGAGCTGGCGCTGCCGGCGGACAAGGCGCAg gatgAGCTGCCGGCTctggccgccccccggccccccccggcctctcCTTCCTGGGGCCCGAGGACCCGCAGGACCTTTACAGCCGCTacaag AGGTCGGTTCCGACGTCTTCCGCGCGCCTCTCGCCGCCTTTTTGTTATTATACCGTCTTTAAGAGCGGCGCTAGCTCCACGGGCGCTCCGAGCAAACGGTTGGGCTTCCCGTCGCGTTGCGCCTTGGTTAACAAGGAGCCGTGAAGTTGCAAATTCTCTTTTGCGCCGAGGTCTAAACTCAGCAGAGCCAGGAGTTCGACGGTCGTCGTG CCAGGCAGGGCCTTCTCAGATCTCTTGCAGCAAGAGCATTCCTTTTATTAACCCCCCCGTTCGATCTGCAAATTACCCTCGATCGCTTGTCGCGACGTCGCCCCCTCGCACGCTGTTTTGGCCCATTACCGGGCCTGGCGTCAAGGACACAGCAAGAGGAACCGATGACCCGGTTGTGTTTGATGCAGAAGGGTCAGTccgtgg CAGCGTTGCCCAGACATCCTGCTTAACTCCTCCGTCGAAGAGACCCCggactgtcagcacaggggcacccacagctcctggGTGCCCGCCAGAAGCCGCCTCTCACCCTCGGGTGTGgtcgcacacaccctgccg atGCTCTAAGTGCCAGGCGTACGCTCCCCAACGGCCTGTCCAGTCGGTGAGTGGGGAACGCAGGTCAGAGGCTTGA
- the LOC141972514 gene encoding uncharacterized protein LOC141972514 isoform X3 has protein sequence MEELALPADKAQDELPALAAPRPPPASPSWGPRTRRTFTAATRGRFRRLPRASRRLFVIIPSLRAALAPRALRANGWASRRVAPWLTRSREVANSLLRRGLNSAEPGVRRSSCVAQTSCLTPPSKRPRTVSTGAPTAPGCPPEAASHPRVWSHTPCRWPVCPHPNQIPLTRTKSSKSSGRCLTSGIDSTNSRCVFLSFEQDLDYAVATRPPGSRRQPSKPPVLITTFDGRPREGSPCSNFQSIAKLHIRLLCTLLNISKLFISFTSFRYL, from the exons ATGGAGGAGCTGGCGCTGCCGGCGGACAAGGCGCAg gatgAGCTGCCGGCTctggccgccccccggccccccccggcctctcCTTCCTGGGGCCCGAGGACCCGCAGGACCTTTACAGCCGCTacaag AGGTCGGTTCCGACGTCTTCCGCGCGCCTCTCGCCGCCTTTTTGTTATTATACCGTCTTTAAGAGCGGCGCTAGCTCCACGGGCGCTCCGAGCAAACGGTTGGGCTTCCCGTCGCGTTGCGCCTTGGTTAACAAGGAGCCGTGAAGTTGCAAATTCTCTTTTGCGCCGAGGTCTAAACTCAGCAGAGCCAGGAGTTCGACGGTCGTCGTG CGTTGCCCAGACATCCTGCTTAACTCCTCCGTCGAAGAGACCCCggactgtcagcacaggggcacccacagctcctggGTGCCCGCCAGAAGCCGCCTCTCACCCTCGGGTGTGgtcgcacacaccctgccg gtggccTGTTTGTCCGCACCCAAACCAAATCCCGTTGACTCGTACGAAGAGTAGCAAAAGCAGCGGCCGTTGCCTCACGTCAGGGATCGACAGCACCAATTCTCGTTGCGTGTTTTTATCATTTGAACAAGATCTGGATTACGCAGTGGCAACGCGACCTCCTGGCAGTCGGCGTCAGCCTTCGAAACCGCCAGTTTTAATAACAACATTTGACGGGCGTCCTCGTGAGGGATCTCCTTGCTCAAACTTTCAGTCGATCGCCAAACTGCATATACGGCTCCTTTGCACCTTGCTTAATATCAGTAAATTATTTATTAGCTTTACCAGCTTCAGGTACCTCTAA
- the LOC141972514 gene encoding uncharacterized protein LOC141972514 isoform X4: MSCRLWPPPGPPRPLLPGARGPAGPLQPLQGLNSAEPGVRRSSCQAGPSQISCSKSIPFINPPVRSANYPRSLVATSPPRTLFWPITGPGVKDTARGTDDPVVFDAEGSVRGSVAQTSCLTPPSKRPRTVSTGAPTAPGCPPEAASHPRVWSHTPCRWPVCPHPNQIPLTRTKSSKSSGRCLTSGIDSTNSRCVFLSFEQDLDYAVATRPPGSRRQPSKPPVLITTFDGRPREGSPCSNFQSIAKLHIRLLCTLLNISKLFISFTSFRYL, translated from the exons atgAGCTGCCGGCTctggccgccccccggccccccccggcctctcCTTCCTGGGGCCCGAGGACCCGCAGGACCTTTACAGCCGCTacaag GTCTAAACTCAGCAGAGCCAGGAGTTCGACGGTCGTCGTG CCAGGCAGGGCCTTCTCAGATCTCTTGCAGCAAGAGCATTCCTTTTATTAACCCCCCCGTTCGATCTGCAAATTACCCTCGATCGCTTGTCGCGACGTCGCCCCCTCGCACGCTGTTTTGGCCCATTACCGGGCCTGGCGTCAAGGACACAGCAAGAGGAACCGATGACCCGGTTGTGTTTGATGCAGAAGGGTCAGTccgtgg CAGCGTTGCCCAGACATCCTGCTTAACTCCTCCGTCGAAGAGACCCCggactgtcagcacaggggcacccacagctcctggGTGCCCGCCAGAAGCCGCCTCTCACCCTCGGGTGTGgtcgcacacaccctgccg gtggccTGTTTGTCCGCACCCAAACCAAATCCCGTTGACTCGTACGAAGAGTAGCAAAAGCAGCGGCCGTTGCCTCACGTCAGGGATCGACAGCACCAATTCTCGTTGCGTGTTTTTATCATTTGAACAAGATCTGGATTACGCAGTGGCAACGCGACCTCCTGGCAGTCGGCGTCAGCCTTCGAAACCGCCAGTTTTAATAACAACATTTGACGGGCGTCCTCGTGAGGGATCTCCTTGCTCAAACTTTCAGTCGATCGCCAAACTGCATATACGGCTCCTTTGCACCTTGCTTAATATCAGTAAATTATTTATTAGCTTTACCAGCTTCAGGTACCTCTAA